A DNA window from Ipomoea triloba cultivar NCNSP0323 chromosome 10, ASM357664v1 contains the following coding sequences:
- the LOC116032631 gene encoding cinnamoyl-CoA reductase 1-like: MPSVSGRVVCVTGAGGFIASWLVKLLLEKGYTVRGTVRNPDDEKNVHLMELEGAKERLKLCKADLLDFQSLCDAIDGCDGVFHTASPVTDDPQMVESAVIGTKNVITAAAGAGIRRVVFTSSIGAVHMDPNREPDKVVDETCWSDLDFCKNTQNWYCYGKTVAEQIAWEVAKEKGIDLVVLNPMLVLGPLLQPTVNASVVHILKYLTGSVKTYANAVQGYVHVRDVALAHILLYETPNASGRYICADSILHRSQVVEILAKFFPEYPIPTKCKDEAKPKVIPYKFTNQKIKNLGLEFKSVKECLYETVKSLQENGHLPIPTQDENENPIHI; encoded by the exons ATGCCGTCGGTTTCCGGCCGAGTTGTATGCGTCACCGGCGCCGGAGGTTTCATCGCCTCCTGGCTCGTCAAACTCCTCCTTGAGAAAGGCTACACCGTCAGAGGAACCGTTAGAAATCCAG ATGATGAAAAGAATGTTCATTTGATGGAGCTTGAAGGAGCAAAGGAGAGGCTGAAACTTTGCAAAGCTGACCTTCTTGATTTTCAGAGCTTGTGTGACGCTATTGACGGCTGCGATGGCGTTTTCCACACTGCATCACCCGTTACCGATGATCCA CAAATGGTGGAGTCGGCGGTGATAGGGACGAAGAACGTGATAACGGCGGCGGCGGGGGCCGGAATTCGGCGAGTGGTGTTCACTTCTTCGATAGGTGCGGTGCACATGGATCCCAACAGAGAGCCAGACAAGGTCGTGGATGAGACTTGCTGGAGCGACCTTGACTTCTGCAAAAACACCCAG AATTGGTATTGCTATGGGAAAACCGTGGCAGAACAAATAGCATGGGAAGTGGCAAAGGAGAAAGGAATAGACCTAGTCGTGCTCAACCCAATGTTGGTGCTTGGACCATTGCTACAACCCACAGTCAACGCTAGTGTTGTTCACATTCTCAAGTATTTGACTGGCTCGGTCAAAACTTATGCTAATGCAGTCCAAGGCTATGTCCATGTTAGGGATGTAGCCCTAGCCCACATCCTTCTCTACGAGACCCCTAACGCCTCCGGCCGTTATATTTGCGCTGATAGCATCCTTCACCGTAGCCAAGTGGTTGAAATTCTGGCTAAATTTTTCCCCGAATATCCTATTCCTACCAA GTGCAAAGACGAAGCGAAACCCAAGGTGATTCCGTACAAATTCACTAACCAAAAGATTAAGAACTTAGGGCTGGAATTTAAGTCGGTGAAAGAATGCTTGTATGAGACAGTTAAGAGCCTTCAAGAAAACGGTCACCTTCCAATTCCAACCCAAGATGAGAATGAGAATCCTattcatatttaa